The genome window CATGACCTGACAACTGAATCTTCATTTGTTAACCGCGTTTGCaatcaaaatgtatttcctcactgtggccactagatggcagtgaACACTCATAAGTTCTCACTCAATTGTTCAGACCTGGTAGTTGAAGCAAGACGTCCACCTGTCAAGGCGGACAACACTATAAAAAATACTTCCGGCGATaacttccaaaataaaagtcaatatACATACTGTTTATCACTACATCTGACAGGCGACCGCATGATTTAAGCTTTGTATGCCACCAACGTTAATTGAGGTTGAGCCTGGAAATAACTGCATTcagaacaaattaaaaaaacatttttgaaaagttAAACTGAAGGTAGCAGAATGGAAAGATGGGGTTTCCTCCTCAGTGGTTCAACTGACACTACAGacttaatggattttttttttcattgacaTTGCATTTGACAGCTGATAAATATGGATAAGTGCATAGAAACGGAGGTAAATGGATTGTTAAACGATCGGTTCCAAGTTTCTCTGGCCAACAACAAACTGTAGAGCATCATAATGAGACGACTGACTGTATGTTGCAGACTGAGGAGACGCAGCTCCGCATAAGCATGTCACTTCAGTTTCTGTTAATTCAACTTCTGCCAACCGAGGAGTCTGATATGCATCTCATGTGTCTGCAATTATTATGATCAGAGTACTTTCCCTCTATACATAAATGCTGTTACTATTAGTTAAATCGAGCAGTTACTAATTAGTTTCCAGAAAAACGACGAGTCCGTAGTGGGAGAAATTACAAAGGCATCTAAATTATTGAAATGGTTAAGTTTCCATGAGGGAGTGGCAACAGAGCGGGTGACAAAGGaggctgctgttttgtttttgggagAGGCAGCAACACCAGGAGGAGCGCAGCACAGACCCACAGAGGCATGAAGGAAGTGGGCTGTTGAACGCAGTCTGCAAGCGACATCACAGCACTGGTGAGAGTTATTCGTTATATAACCTCTGAATCTTAAATAACAATCTAAAAACCCTGTTGTGGATTTGTTTAATGTAAGTGGATTACTGGAGGCTACAGATGTAGAAGCTAAATGAGGCTATTGGGATGATACATTTAGATaatcacaaacaaataaatagcGGGTTTCCTGAAGTTCATACTATTATAttctatatattatatactatATTGGTTCGTGCACTTTCTTCTATTACATTCTCTGAGGCTGGAAGTAGTATTTAAAGACTTGTTCAGATGGTTAGTGTGTTACATTTTCCTGGAAAGTAAGTGAAACTGCTTCGCATTTTGTTCACACAGTGACTTTAAATGCTGGTACCGAAAACAAAATTTGTCATAGAAAACAAAACGTGACCTGAAAAAAGGAAATACGgcctctgaaacaaacaaagagagaaagtcTCTTCTTTCTATTTCCGCGGTCTGTTTCTATCAGTGTTTTAGGTTTCGATTCTCTGTAACTGATCCGGACTAAGAGGAGGGGTTTGAGGTTTGAGGGGAGCAAGGAGAGAGTCATCTTCATACAATCTTTCAGTCTGCACGGCACTCCACCTGAACCTGCCGTCCAGGACCTCTGACGTCACCACGCACCTAGGGCCGTGGCATCCTCGCGCTCACCTGAGACTGCCGTTCTCTCGTTACTATGCAGATTATATGGAAATATCTCTCCTTACCCCTCCCCTCAAAGCCCTCCTTGAAAGTAGAAAACCACAGACACTGAATAGAAACTGTCCTCAAAAAAATGTTGGtgaaaaaaagactgaagagaAACGTCAGAGGATTGTCTTTGAAAAAACACCACAATGCAAAgcacataaataataatatatatatatttttaaccTGTCTTTCAGTATaactttttcagtttcagcttttcagttCAGCTTTAGATTTCAGTGTCCTATTTAATTCCCCAGAAATGTTAAATCACTGTCCAGGCTCCACGGGACGCCTCTTGTCTCGCCAGGGCTGCAGTTAAATGCAGTATTACCGTATCTCAGTTCTGTCGTAGCAGGGCTGTTTCTTGTGAAACTAGATAGACTTATATGGCTCAGGAAGAGACACACCCAAGTGAAGCCTTAACCAGAGCATTATCTAAGTAATTCAGACATTCAGTCAAACACACCAAAGTATTCTTTAAGATGGTTAAGACGTGCACCGTTTAACAGTCAGTGTAAATTAGGCAGACTTTTTTGTTACCAGTAAATAATTGAAtactttgttttgtcttgctGTGTCACGGGGAAGTAAGTGACTAATCCatctcatgttttgtttttactggcTTCAATACTGATTTAAgaattttcatatttttgcagaAAGCCATTTTCATTGCACCACCGTTTCTTCGGCTGCTAGGTTCTGTCTCAACTGTCTCTTGGTGAGTACATTTCCAGCATAACCAAGCATGATTGCCTTCAGACATGCAGAACgaacaaaactgacaaaaaactgattttaaaaacgCATCCAGTGTTAAGAAGTGAAGGTGTGTTAACGCTGCTTTGTCaccaacagagacacagaaagccTGAACACTCATTAACAGTGATGCAGGTGGTCTAGTCTTGTGCTCCACATGGTAAGAGTGATCTTTGGTctagtgtgcatgtgcatgtctaGTTACAATAATACAGATATTTAAGTTTGGTCTTTTACTGTCCTTAGAAACAACCATAACAAAATGGAAAGCGGCTCTTCGGAGGCAGGTGAGTATGAAATGCTGCATATCACTGTAGTTTAGCAGAAATATGGCCATGGTTTGGTGCCATTAGGAATCAGTGACAATTCAATTCTTCTGTGTCCAAAAGTTGTCAAATAATATTGATTAAACAAAGTAGCCATTGCTAATATAGTTTGTTTCACATGTCAATGTAAAGCCATCAcgatgcatgtttgtttgtttttatcattcTCATAAAAATAGAGAACAATTCAGAATAACTGACAGTAAAATAGTTGGcgggtcagttcacccaaatcacacaagaacaaaaatcTCAAATGCAGCTAACTTAAAACTTTAGTAGATATGTTGCCAGATAGTGGATTTACACACTAATTTGGGTGAAGTAACCCTTTAAACCAAACAGCTActttttaatacaaaacaactTATACATCAGTAAAACCTGCTCACATTTAGCTTTCTAACCTTCCTTGTTCTCAAATTAGGAGGAATATAATGAAAATCATGTGTCTAATGAAAGTAACCAACAATGTGCCCAATTATGACGGTTTAGTATTGACACACAAAGATGTGGATCTAAAACTAAACTAGTTTTTACTGCAGCGCTttagcactgtgtgtgttgcaacAGAATTACGACCTGTAGTTACAGACGTTCTTCACAGTGAGATGCTCAAAGATACATTAAACTGCTTTTTTATGACCCTTTTATGACTTGACTTGAACATTTTCTTCTACAGGGTGGCGTGATCTGTCCtgtgacagatggacagagattCATGTGAGCGCCTGGTTGAGATTCATTGGAATGAAAGACAAGTACGTTACAAaactggaagaggaggaggtgacagGGCCAGTTCTCACAACTCTACAGAGCGAATACCTCAGCACCACAATTGGAATGAGAAGTGGCCAAATTGAACACCTACTGAAGAAAAGAGATGAGCTTTTACTGtcagaacagaagaaacagaaaaaaggaagtgaTTTAAGtagtgaaggtggaggtgacaTGAGAGAAAAGGTGTTACATCTAGGACAGGAACCGAACCCCCCTTCACAACAACCTGCTGACCCAGCAGAAAGGGAGGATATTCCTGTGGAGTGCAATGACAGCTCAGCGTCTGCAGGAGCACCTTTATCTTTCTGTGACTATCAGAACTTTGACCAGCCTGAAACAAACTGCAGATATGTCAAACACAATGTGCTACTTCCAGAGACAGGAattgaaaacatgatgattcCATGTCATGAATACAAGTCTCTAGAGACCGCGCACAAACTCGACTCAAAAAAGCTACAATCAAAAGTAGGAAGTGAGGTGTTAAGAtttgcgtgtgcatgcatgaacaTGCGAACCAATGGGACGATCCATTTTGGGATTATGGATAAAATTAAAGGCAAACATAAGCATGGTGAAATAATAGGAGTGCCTGTCGGGAGTCTACATGATTATGTTGACGCACTAGACTACATTGAAAGATGCTTCAAAGATTCAAATCAACAATGCGATGCCAGGAAGTGCATAAGGAACCCCCGATTCGTTGAGGTCTTTGACAAGGAAGCTACAGAGAAAACATGGGTCATTGAATATGATGTCGTCCCAAAAGCAAGCATTGTGAAAGGCAAGCTTTACTCTGTCGGTGTCCCGAAATTCTCTGAGAAGGCCAACAAAGTCATCTATGAAAAGAAAGTTGCTTATTACAGAGTAGGAGCTAACACACCACAAATCACTGATGACAACCTCGTTCATTTCATTCAACAACTGAGCGAGAAAGAccaacagagagaagaggcagaatGTTCACGCAGTCAAACAACTGTTGAGTGTGTAGAGGATCAAAGCAGGAAACTTTCCATCCTCTTAACATGCgggaaaacacacatggacaacTCTCTGTTCTACATCATAGTGACCAACAAATTTCAGCCCGAGCATCTCGGCAGCATAAGCTTCCTTTTTCACATGAATctattctgtgtgtttgattttgacCCTGATTCAAAAACGTCTGGTCTTTGTGGTAAATATAAGGAGCAGAAGGTTGTAACCCTCCACTTTCTTGAAAACTATGCAAATAATGATGGGCTGAAAACTGCCGAATTCGTTAACAatttgcagctgtttgagaGAACAAGCTGGATCTTCTGCAACGGGAGAAAAGACTTCCCTGGTGGCGAGGAAACCTGTGATGAAAAAACCTGGATCAAAACGagaaagaagaaactgaaaaagGCAGTGTCCGTCATCTGCAATGACATCCTTCCCAGGAGTTCATTTGTAGTCCTCTTCCTGCTCATGTCTGACGTTGAGCAGCCACTTGTTGATACGTTTCATGAATTCTATGCAGAGATGAATGGACTTGATTTTTTGGCAGTCATATCAGAGTCAAAGGAAAACTACAAAAAGTGGTCAAGTCTTGCCAAGGCGTCTTGTGACACGTCTTCACTCAAAGACATCAGCATTGTTGAAATGCCACTGACTCACGTGGATGCCACTGTCCAAAGCATTCAGCTCTCGAAGAATCAACCCACGAGAACACTGCCAGTCTTAAATGGAGGAGTGTGCTTCCTAAAGTCCGTTGAAGAGGCCATGCTGGATTCTTTGGAAGTCATCAGTGTTGACCAGTGTGATGATACAAAGCTGGAGGTCATGAGTGAGGACGAAATCCAACAAATTGAGAGCTACTTCTATCGAGGTGGAAAGATAGACTGGATCAATTTCTGGCTCgctgacaaacacagatgtgGAAATATCATACAGAGGGATGCCTTTAACGAAGCAAGCACAATCCTGGACAAGATGGCACATCTTACCAAAGCCATACGTCCCATTGAGAGCGTGAACATATACCATCATCCTGGCAGTGGTGGAAGCACAGTGGCACGACAGATCCTGTGGAGTTGGAGAAAAAAAGTACGATGTGCAGTTGTTAAGCAGTGTAAGGAAATCACaactgtgtgtgagcatgcagtGAGACTGAGAGAACATGAcgagaaagacaaaaacaactgtcTGCCAGTGCTCTTGCTCTTGGAGGACCGCAATGCAGATTACATATATGATCTCAGACGGGAGCTTGGAAATGTCATTGCGATCAAAAAAATAAGTCCCTCTGTGTTGTGCTTTATCCTCCTCATCTGCAACAGGTCGAATGATCCGGGAAGAATGTGCAAAGCATCACCTTCTCAAACAGTAGCAGTCACACATAAGCTTTCAAGTGTAGAGAAGCAGTTGTTCTCAAAAAAGCACGAGCAACTCAAGCTGCAGTTTGAACCAGACTTCATCCTCACGTTTGTGCTGCTGAGTGAAGGGTTCGAGCCGAGTTACATTGAAAATTTTGTGAAAAACCTCCTGGATAAGATTGATCATTCGTCACCTACCACTCGCCTCATCAGATTTGTGGCTCTCTTGAACAGCTATGTTGGAGATTCATACCTGTCAGTATCACACTGCGAGGCCTCTCTTGGCATGGCCACCCATGTGGACAGAGCTCGGTACCATGCATTTGTGGATCACCTCAGTGAGGAAGCTAGGCTTATTTTCATCCACCTCAAAGAGGGTTCGACACATATCTCATCAATACGGATTATTCACACGCTGGTGGCAAAGGAAATTCTGAGTCAGCTGTCCGCAAATTTGCCTCAGAGTGATATTGCCATGGATCTCATCAATGACAAAGTACTCATCAGTCATAGGTTTGGCAGAGATGAGTTCCTGAAGTTCATCAGAGCTCTTTTCATCAGACGCAacaagaagagcagaggagaccCTGTAGACACAACTTTTTCACCCCTTATTGAGCATGTCAGCACCGAAGGAGGCGGTGTTCAGAAGGCTGTTGATCTCATGAAAGCTGCCCACATAGCTTTGGGAAAAGATCCGTACGTGGCGCAACAGCTTGCCCGGCTGCTTTACACAAATTTGAGATTTGAAGAAGCCCTAGAATGGGCAGAGGAAGCAAAATCTCTTCTTCCATATGATACATTTGTCCTTGACACCCTTGGACAAGTTTACAAGTGGTGGTTTTACCACTTGTATGACACCCTTGAGGAGAAAGAACCATCCCCTGAAAGGGCAGTTGAAATCATAAGCACTGCACTCAAAGGAATTTCTGCCTTTCGGGCCTCAGAGAAAACACCAAAGAAAGAGACCGTCAGCCTCAACAGTTCATACCAGGGGGAAGTAGATgttggctgcaggctgctgaaATTTCTGTCAGgagtagatgtttttttaaacagtacTGGCAAATCAGAGTTGATGCAGTACTTGTTAACAGACTACATCCCAGCAGAGGTCAAACAGCCCTGGCAGAGGTTTCATCAGCAGTTGAAAGGATTACAGAGGAGCTTGGGCCACGCGCTTGAGTGCATTTCTGAAGACCTCAGCTACTTTCAAACTGACATCAGCGAAGAGGTCGAAGAGCTTGATGCAAGAGATCCAGAACAAGTATACAATCCTAGAGAATGGCTGACAAGGAAGAGTGCTGTATATGCTGGATTTTTTTGCGATACATCAGATGAGAGTGACCAAGGAGAAGAAAGCAACAGTGCTGACATCAGTTCACCTGAGAAGCTTTCTGCATTCCAGAGACAGATGAGGACCTATAAGCTTGGTGGAGGAAATTTTACATCCATCCTTTCATTACTTTATGACAAGAACCCGCAGAGGGCAGGAAAAAAACTTGAGACAATAATTGGCATGTACCCAGAAAACCTGACGAGGAATTGCTTGGACCAGAAAGAACTTGCAAACTATATCATTTGCCAGATAGCTCTGAACTGTACTCTACCTGGGTCCTTAAAGCTCATGTCCCTTGAAAAGCTTCAAGATCTCAGCAAGAGATTTATTACAAAGGGGAGAAACATGTCAACAGCAAGTGctctcttccttctttcccttCTGTTTTGGCCTGAGACGAGAAATGAGCTCAATACTGCTGATACTCAGATCTTTTTATCAGCCATCGATGCACTTCAGAAACTCTGCTGGCAAAAAAGCCAAGATGCTTctcagaggaaaagtaaaaTCATGACCCACTTCTTTCTGGCAAAGGCAAAAGGTCTCAACAAGATTGTCCACAGAACTGCCATCGAGAAGCAGATTAAAGGGACTCtaagtgaaagaaaactgaaatggcTTGGAGGGGAAGTATGGAAAACCAAGGAGGTTGTGCAGCTACTGCAACGCGTTGAAGGATGGACAGAAAACGGAGACTTGTTTGTGAAAGGGGGAACCAGAGACAACAAGATTAGGGTCTTTCCTCGTTATTCTGCCTCCTTGCctaatggaaatgaaaatgtcaccttCTACCTTGGCTTTTCATTTGATGGAGTGCTTGCCTTTGACATCCGAGTAATGGAATAATGTTCCCAATCAGCAAATAATCAGTCATACACTGCAGTGGTCATTGTATAATCCTGAGCTACAAAAGCTGAGGCAGACCTTTGTTTCAtataacacataaaaacaaatgaggagAAATGAAAATTCTAGAGACTTTTCAAAAAGAAAGGCCAGACTGAGGATGAAGATTGAAAAAAATGGGTCCCATATTTAAATGGACTATTAGACAGCTCTTACATGTAAATATGTTCtgctatactgtatattcaagGATGCTTCCAGTGACACAGCTTTCACTGGGATATGACTCTCAAACAGCACTACTGGTGGATCTAGCTGGTGGTGAAACTAAGAAGCACAATTTTTTCTCCAATTCAGAACAAAAGATTAAGAGCGGAACCTTGCACTGATGTAATGGAAGTATGTTTAgtattaatgttttttgtttttacatagTATTTACACATTACCATGTTAGTTCAACAGTTTTATGTATTTGGAATGATCTGATAAGTGTAACTGAAttgcaacagaaacaaacagaaagtctGCCTCATGTTTCTATGTAATAAAAACCAGACAGTTTCAGGATGAGACTGCAAATGTTAGATTTTAAGATAATTTGAGGCAATACAGTTGTACAGATTATGTGAATATTGATGGAAGCCATATTTCATACTATCTCACaagaattttgtatttttttatgaataaatatttgataACATTTTTCCTCTAATTACTTCATTTCTATTCATTCTATAATTAGATCTCAAAATCTAGATCTACATAAGTTTAGGAACAATGAAATAGAACTGCCACAGACTGAAACAGGGCTACACTGAGCCATAGCCTTTTTtaagatgtatttattttgcattgaCCATCAGACAGCATATAAATATCTACTCATGTTCAATGTTTCAGAGAAACTGACTGTTAAAATTAGACTTGTAGAAATGTAGAAGAGTGATACACCTGATCTGACTGAAATGTAGAAATACCTCATGACATACTTGTATTTACATTGAGTATGTTGCATGCTTTTGAATAACAGTGTTTGCAGTTAGTGACATCAATACTGCTTTGAAATATTCTGAGAAGTGCAGGGTAATGCAGTAAACACAGGTGAGATGACACATGCCAGCTTTCGGTAAATGATAGTTTTGAGGAAATTAAAATTTTCTGCACTAACAGgactttcagtcatttcagcaaTCCAGGGTTTTCTTTACCTTTATAAATAAACCGTCTCTGATGCTGTATGAGTTTTTATGTCTATAACAAAACATTCCAAGTTTATATTGAGTGCTTAtattcaaaacattaaaaatacacattagAGTTTAAAAACTCATTTATTCAAGGAAAAGCAGTAAACATTCAGACTTTGGTACAGaaatcacaaataaaatccTGTAATGTGCTTTGATGGCTCAACTTAAAGGCAGAAAAATATCTTTTCCAAATCCAAGCTTTCCCAGTACCATCATATTCTCAGACAAGGTATGACAGAACTACATGTCGAATCTTTTCATAAACTGCATTGTTCAGCAGGTAAAAGCTTTACAGGCCTTTGTTGTGATATTCAATTAACCATATCATCTTAGCACATTTTCTTACACAGTGGagagtttaaagaaaaaatagttCAATATTAAATGGATTAGATAATTAACAAAAGTGATAATGGGCCCATACTTACCGGTGAAGACTCTGCCGGTATTACTTCCTTAAAGCATTTAATCATTAGTTTAAATCCTGGTTTGCACCAAAAACTATGGTGAGATGCTGATCGCATTAAGCAGAACTAGTGAAAATATGTTGCGCACTCAACTATGATTGGCCAGTTATTTCTCAAGGTCATACTGAATGATTGCCTATCATTATTGTGAAATGCTTGAGAGCTGTTGTGGGCTCACTGTATGttttttcaaaaaatacttCTGAGTGATCGCATTAATATCTCATATggtgtgtgcacacaaaacacaggtcGACGGATATTAAAATTGCAGCAGTGGTACTTACAGCTTTAACTAACCTGTTACTGGCAGAGATTCTCCTTCATGTAAGTAGTTAAATTCAAATGATCAAGTGAGGAAAGCTGATGAAACAAACAGGATTAAGTGGTAAAGCCATTTACAAGCATATGCAAAGTCATTTGTTCATCACAAACCTCCCAACAAACATTTCATGTATAAATGGCTGTAGGTGACAGACTGTTAATGGTGTCTGTATGTGGGACTCTTCACAAATGATTTGACTTTTGGCCAAGCCATCAATATTTCAGACAGTAAACTGCTGTGGACTGCAGGACTAGTTAataaagcatcaaaagaaataaagtttcatttaatTGCTCTAGACCTTCAGCATAAAgttattaaatgaaaacaagagaagaatTTACATGAATTAACATGCCTGAAGAAAATGGTGCCTCAAcgcaacaacacaaacaagggCCTTCACCAAACTTGCTGCAAGTTTGGGGACATTGAGATCCAACAGCGTGTAAGCTGTGAGGGCCCCTGGCAATGaatgagaagacagaaaatggTGAGACTTGCCTCAGGCTGAAACAGGGCTACACTGAGACAGGGCCTCAGCCAGTCCCCCATGGCATCGCTACAGGGAGAAGAGAAATCTGGGTTTTAGCACTACAGCCATCAGCGACCCGGAAGTTATGCAGCTGTACAATACACTCAGTGCGTCAAAGGCTAGCCTGCCGGTGCCATGTACAGagcatcagttttaaaaaaatcaacacactgCTTATaccaaaaagaaaatatttaccAACATTTGTAATTTCAACTCAGCAAAAACTTGAAAGCACAGATGCACATTTCTGTTGATATTGTTCATCTTCAAGACAACAAAAGGACAATCACCATGTAGTTTATAACTGGAGTACAAACCTGCCGTGACGTCTCTTTTCCCACCAACGTCCCGCAAAGAAGAGTCTTACATTTTTGCCACATTTTATTACAATACAGTTTTACAACAATACATATGCCATTTCATTTAGTATTTCATCTATTTAAGGTTGAGGGGGTATTTCCTCATTTAAACTatgaacataaaacagaatgaatgcATAAACAGTTATTTGAAGCCCTCACCAAACAAAGTTGGGGACACAAAGTCCAACAGCACTATGTGCTGTGAAGGCCTCACTGTTAAGCTGagaacagaaatgtatttacatAAAACTTGCCTTGATACAGGGTGGGTACTGCCCATGTAACTCCAGCGCCTTCACAACACTACGAACCATATCTACTACACTTCTATACACCTAAATGAAAcatgagaaggaaaaaaagccaCAGAACAGAGATGGTTTGAAACAACAGTTCATAGTCTTGGTTAGGTACAGTGTAAATATTTCCCATGCGCTCTGTGATGcttttatagctcttttgtttgctgtttattCAGTGTCTCTTCCTCATAGCTCAGTAGTAGAATAAACAGTACGTCGTCGTACTAGAATACCAATTCTGGTTTGTCTAGCAGTTGAGGACATTAGAAAAGGGTTGAGTGTCCAAACCTATTGAAGAGAGGAAGGCAGGCTTCAGTAGCGGCCTCCAGGAGACATGACAGGGGGTCTCATACCCATGGGTGGCCGTGGAGGGGCTCCCTGGTACCCTGGGGGAACCACAGGAGGGGCCTGTCCGTATGGAGGCATCCCTCCTGGCACGTAGCCTGGCATCCCCTGGGGTGGACCACCATACTGACCTGCAAGAACACAGGTTCGTTAGCTTTTCATTTGGAAATCACTCGTTGTTCAGTAAAAATTATATCTATGGATGACATAGATGGGAAAGATTCCCATGTTAACGACTTGTGAGACTTCACGTCATCAAGATTGTTGTATGATTACAGAGTTAGTTGTGTGAGGATTAAAATAC of Chelmon rostratus isolate fCheRos1 chromosome 17, fCheRos1.pri, whole genome shotgun sequence contains these proteins:
- the LOC121621463 gene encoding sterile alpha motif domain-containing protein 9-like, whose translation is MESGSSEAGWRDLSCDRWTEIHVSAWLRFIGMKDKYVTKLEEEEVTGPVLTTLQSEYLSTTIGMRSGQIEHLLKKRDELLLSEQKKQKKGSDLSSEGGGDMREKVLHLGQEPNPPSQQPADPAEREDIPVECNDSSASAGAPLSFCDYQNFDQPETNCRYVKHNVLLPETGIENMMIPCHEYKSLETAHKLDSKKLQSKVGSEVLRFACACMNMRTNGTIHFGIMDKIKGKHKHGEIIGVPVGSLHDYVDALDYIERCFKDSNQQCDARKCIRNPRFVEVFDKEATEKTWVIEYDVVPKASIVKGKLYSVGVPKFSEKANKVIYEKKVAYYRVGANTPQITDDNLVHFIQQLSEKDQQREEAECSRSQTTVECVEDQSRKLSILLTCGKTHMDNSLFYIIVTNKFQPEHLGSISFLFHMNLFCVFDFDPDSKTSGLCGKYKEQKVVTLHFLENYANNDGLKTAEFVNNLQLFERTSWIFCNGRKDFPGGEETCDEKTWIKTRKKKLKKAVSVICNDILPRSSFVVLFLLMSDVEQPLVDTFHEFYAEMNGLDFLAVISESKENYKKWSSLAKASCDTSSLKDISIVEMPLTHVDATVQSIQLSKNQPTRTLPVLNGGVCFLKSVEEAMLDSLEVISVDQCDDTKLEVMSEDEIQQIESYFYRGGKIDWINFWLADKHRCGNIIQRDAFNEASTILDKMAHLTKAIRPIESVNIYHHPGSGGSTVARQILWSWRKKVRCAVVKQCKEITTVCEHAVRLREHDEKDKNNCLPVLLLLEDRNADYIYDLRRELGNVIAIKKISPSVLCFILLICNRSNDPGRMCKASPSQTVAVTHKLSSVEKQLFSKKHEQLKLQFEPDFILTFVLLSEGFEPSYIENFVKNLLDKIDHSSPTTRLIRFVALLNSYVGDSYLSVSHCEASLGMATHVDRARYHAFVDHLSEEARLIFIHLKEGSTHISSIRIIHTLVAKEILSQLSANLPQSDIAMDLINDKVLISHRFGRDEFLKFIRALFIRRNKKSRGDPVDTTFSPLIEHVSTEGGGVQKAVDLMKAAHIALGKDPYVAQQLARLLYTNLRFEEALEWAEEAKSLLPYDTFVLDTLGQVYKWWFYHLYDTLEEKEPSPERAVEIISTALKGISAFRASEKTPKKETVSLNSSYQGEVDVGCRLLKFLSGVDVFLNSTGKSELMQYLLTDYIPAEVKQPWQRFHQQLKGLQRSLGHALECISEDLSYFQTDISEEVEELDARDPEQVYNPREWLTRKSAVYAGFFCDTSDESDQGEESNSADISSPEKLSAFQRQMRTYKLGGGNFTSILSLLYDKNPQRAGKKLETIIGMYPENLTRNCLDQKELANYIICQIALNCTLPGSLKLMSLEKLQDLSKRFITKGRNMSTASALFLLSLLFWPETRNELNTADTQIFLSAIDALQKLCWQKSQDASQRKSKIMTHFFLAKAKGLNKIVHRTAIEKQIKGTLSERKLKWLGGEVWKTKEVVQLLQRVEGWTENGDLFVKGGTRDNKIRVFPRYSASLPNGNENVTFYLGFSFDGVLAFDIRVME